In Pelosinus sp. IPA-1, a single window of DNA contains:
- a CDS encoding PTS mannose/fructose/sorbose transporter subunit IIC, giving the protein MSELQMVLLIIVAAIAGMESVVDEGQGHRPLIACTLVGLVLGDVTTGIILGGTLELMALGWMNVGASMAPDSALASVIAAILIIVGKQSIGAGIAVAIPIAAAGQVLTIFVRSATTFFQHLADKYAEKGSCRGIEMCHFLAWTLQALRVAVPTALVAAIAGTDTVTVLLASIPDVITRGLQIAGGFIVVVGYAMVINMMEAKYLMPFFFLGFVVAAFTSLNLVAFGVVGTVLAILYIQLNPKYNESTAIVDELDL; this is encoded by the coding sequence ATGAGTGAATTGCAAATGGTTTTACTAATAATTGTTGCGGCTATTGCAGGTATGGAAAGTGTAGTTGATGAGGGACAAGGTCATAGACCACTAATTGCATGTACACTAGTAGGGCTTGTTCTAGGAGATGTTACAACAGGTATTATTCTAGGTGGTACGTTAGAACTCATGGCCTTAGGTTGGATGAACGTTGGGGCATCTATGGCTCCAGATTCGGCTCTGGCTAGTGTAATCGCTGCCATATTGATAATTGTCGGTAAACAATCAATAGGGGCCGGTATCGCTGTAGCAATACCAATTGCAGCGGCAGGTCAAGTACTTACTATTTTTGTTCGATCAGCGACAACGTTTTTCCAACATCTTGCTGATAAGTATGCAGAAAAAGGTAGCTGCAGAGGAATAGAAATGTGCCATTTTCTTGCTTGGACATTACAAGCACTGCGTGTTGCTGTTCCAACTGCATTAGTTGCTGCCATCGCTGGAACAGATACCGTTACTGTTTTACTTGCATCCATCCCAGATGTAATCACAAGAGGCTTGCAGATCGCTGGTGGATTTATCGTAGTTGTTGGTTATGCAATGGTTATTAACATGATGGAAGCCAAATATTTAATGCCATTTTTCTTTTTAGGTTTCGTAGTTGCTGCATTCACTAGCTTAAATCTTGTTGCATTTGGTGTGGTTGGCACAGTATTAGCTATTCTTTATATCCAACTCAATCCCAAATATAATGAGTCAACGGCAATCGTTGATGAACTAGATCTATAA